A single region of the Lycium barbarum isolate Lr01 chromosome 2, ASM1917538v2, whole genome shotgun sequence genome encodes:
- the LOC132628055 gene encoding alcohol acyltransferase 9, which translates to MDLPDCVYSKEPIFITPISPTPNHTLYLSNLDDQKFLRFSIKYLYLFTKSINLEKLKYSLSRVLVDYYPLAGRLRACPENDHKLQVDCNGEGATFAEAVLDLTADELLLVSNKPDKSWRKLLYKVEAQSFLDIPPLVVQVTNLRCGGMILCTAFNHCLCDGIGTAQFLHAWAHFTKDPTSDLPIKPFHSRHVLKPRDPPQKTLVHRAFTKIPLDDQNPQFGLNLLKFLQSQPISPASITFSQSQILHLKRQCSPSVKSTSFEVLASHTWRCWVKSLDLPSSINVKLLFSMNVRKTVKPELPEGYYGNGFVLGCAEAPVKQVVNGNLQDTVKLVQQAKSELTNDTVKSIVDLLEDKTVNTDLSASLVISQWSRLSLEEVNFGEGKPIQMGPLISDIYCLFLPSVGETDGVRVLVSLPENVVKKFEYYMKELWDVSDVNGGDIIKGHLQFENPKMISA; encoded by the exons ATGGATCTCCCAGATTGTGTTTATTCAAAAGAGCCTATTTTCATAACTCCCATTAGCCCAACACCAAATCACACCCTCTATTTATCAAATCTTGATGATCAAAAGTTCCTTAGATTTTCCATCAAGTATCTTTATCTTTTTACTAAGTCcataaatttggaaaaacttaAATATTCTCTATCAAGGGTTTTGGTTGATTATTACCCTTTAGCAGGGAGATTAAGAGCATGCCCTGAAAATGATCATAAGCTTCAAGTGGATTGCAATGGAGAAGGTGCTACTTTTGCTGAAGCAGTCTTGGATTTAACTGCTGATGAACTTCTTTTAGTTTCTAATAAGCCTGATAAATCTTGGAGGAAATTATTGTATAAGGTTGAAGCTCAAAGTTTCTTGGATATTCCCCCTCTAGTTGTGCAG GTAACAAATCTCCGTTGTGGAGGTATGATCCTCTGCACCGCGTTCAACCATTGCCTATGTGATGGCATTGGCACAGCTCAATTTTTACATGCCTGGGCCCACTTTACTAAGGACCCCACCAGTGATTTACCAATCAAACCGTTCCACTCTCGCCACGTGTTAAAGCCCCGTGATCCACCACAAAAAACCTTGGTACATCGTGCATTTACGAAAATACCCCTTGATGATCAAAATCCCCAATTTGGCCTTAATCTTCTTAAATTtttacaatctcaaccaatttCCCCTGCTTCTATTACCTTTTCACAATCCCAAATTCTTCACTTGAAAAGACAATGTTCTCCCTCGGTAAAATCCACTAGCTTTGAAGTCCTAGCATCTCACACGTGGCGTTGTTGGGTAAAATCCTTGGATTTACCGTCCTCAATTAATGTGAAACTCCTATTTTCCATGAACGTTAGGAAGACGGTAAAACCGGAATTACCAGAAGggtattatgggaatggattcgTGCTGGGTTGCGCCGAGGCACCAGTTAAGCAGGTGGTGAATGGTAATTTACAAGACACAGTAAAATTAGTGCAACAAGCTAAATCCGAATTAACAAATGACACGGTAAAATCAATAGTCGATTTGTTAGAGGATAAAACAGTAAACACGGATTTATCGGCTAGTTTGGTAATTTCACAGTGGTCAAGATTGAGCTTGGAGGAAGTAAATTTTGGTGAAGGGAAGCCAATACAAATGGGACCTTTAATAAGTGATATTTACTGCTTGTTTTTACCATCAGTGGGTGAAACTGATGGTGTTCGAGTACTGGTTTCATTGCCAGAAAATGTTGTGAAGAAATTTGAATATTATATGAAGGAACTTTGGGACGTAAGTGATGTTAATGGAGGAGATATCATCAAAGGACATCTTCAATTTGAAAATCCCAAAATGATTTCTGCTTGA